One genomic region from Lujinxingia vulgaris encodes:
- a CDS encoding helix-turn-helix domain-containing protein — protein MIRTLEELDREHFTDDELKEIRQEALAAVMELNLKALRKEIGLTQQELADRLEMAQAQVSHIENRDDFLLSTLRRYVEALGGDIEMFATFGEKRIKLSGI, from the coding sequence ATGATCCGCACTTTGGAAGAACTCGACCGTGAGCACTTCACCGACGACGAACTCAAGGAGATTCGTCAAGAGGCCCTTGCGGCCGTCATGGAGTTGAACCTCAAAGCACTCCGCAAAGAGATAGGGCTGACACAGCAGGAGTTGGCAGACCGCCTGGAGATGGCGCAGGCGCAGGTGTCTCATATTGAGAACCGAGACGATTTCTTGCTCTCGACTCTTCGACGATATGTGGAGGCCCTGGGGGGGGATATTGAGATGTTCGCCACCTTTGGCGAGAAGCGCATCAAGCTCTCTGGAATCTGA
- a CDS encoding type II toxin-antitoxin system RelE/ParE family toxin produces MKTQILVTDEYSEWFGSLDATEKKAVRRVVGMLEQMGVTLPFPYSSSLKNTSHPLRELRVKAKGTQIRVVYGFDPTRNALLLIGATKAGSKRFYEQLISLAEKIWEDFQQETP; encoded by the coding sequence ATGAAGACCCAGATTCTTGTCACCGATGAGTACAGCGAGTGGTTTGGTAGCCTGGACGCCACCGAGAAAAAGGCTGTCCGTCGCGTCGTCGGGATGTTGGAGCAGATGGGGGTCACATTGCCCTTTCCTTATTCTTCATCGTTGAAGAACACCTCGCACCCTCTTCGCGAGTTACGCGTCAAGGCCAAAGGTACGCAGATTCGCGTGGTCTACGGGTTTGATCCCACGCGAAACGCCCTTTTGCTCATCGGGGCAACAAAGGCCGGAAGCAAACGCTTCTACGAGCAACTCATCTCCCTCGCAGAGAAGATCTGGGAGGATTTTCAACAGGAGACGCCATGA